A single Carnobacterium inhibens subsp. inhibens DSM 13024 DNA region contains:
- a CDS encoding iron-sulfur cluster biosynthesis family protein, which translates to MYLTITESAQKKIEMTCSRHPGQLVFYYESRIGCTCGNNGIFLLKIIQQNDPELDATISSSLGDLPVQGWSLPFLDDEMKLDYNETKSTLILRSNSGLINDNLLILNDANQAVF; encoded by the coding sequence ATGTATCTAACCATAACGGAGAGTGCACAAAAGAAAATAGAAATGACTTGTTCTCGTCATCCTGGACAACTCGTGTTTTACTATGAATCAAGAATTGGTTGTACGTGTGGAAATAATGGGATTTTCTTATTAAAAATCATTCAACAAAATGATCCAGAACTTGATGCAACTATTTCTTCTTCATTAGGTGATCTTCCAGTTCAAGGATGGAGCCTGCCTTTTTTAGATGATGAAATGAAATTAGATTACAATGAAACAAAAAGCACCCTTATTCTACGCAGCAATAGTGGTCTGATCAATGACAATCTATTAATTCTTAATGATGCTAATCAAGCTGTCTTTTAG
- a CDS encoding iron-sulfur cluster biosynthesis family protein, which yields MFLTITEPAIDRLKMIQEQHSGDLALYYNRIVGGYACGIVGTFSLKLLTSPNEELDATIDSTIGKIPVQSERLDDLSENVVLDYKKSLNSLILRSDAGLINDDVTILDNDNNKLF from the coding sequence ATGTTTTTAACTATCACAGAACCTGCTATTGACCGTTTAAAAATGATTCAAGAACAACATTCAGGTGATTTAGCTTTATATTACAACCGCATTGTAGGTGGTTATGCTTGTGGAATAGTCGGTACGTTTTCACTGAAATTATTAACTAGCCCTAATGAGGAATTAGATGCAACAATTGATTCTACTATTGGAAAAATTCCAGTTCAAAGCGAACGATTGGATGATTTATCAGAAAACGTAGTATTGGATTATAAAAAATCACTGAATAGCTTGATCTTAAGAAGCGATGCTGGATTGATAAATGATGATGTTACGATCTTAGATAATGACAACAATAAACTTTTTTAG